The following proteins come from a genomic window of Lolium rigidum isolate FL_2022 chromosome 5, APGP_CSIRO_Lrig_0.1, whole genome shotgun sequence:
- the LOC124654563 gene encoding tuliposide A-converting enzyme b3, amyloplastic-like, translated as MDSGRTEIVVDARYFRLYKDGHIDRLSGMDTVPAGFDADTGVTSKDVVIDAATGVSVRLFLPEVRAAESGGDTITAAATKLPIAVFFHGGYFIVGSTGCRRHNRYMNSLVGNARVLAVSVDYRLAPEHPLPAAYDDSWAALNWAVSGAADPWLSEHGDLGRVFLAGGSAGGNIAHNMAIAAGLTGLRSAAAAQVRIEGVILLHPSFSGEVKLDTEAEEYRVSVEKRWAAIFPGAKGGLDDPRMNPLAAGAPSLRTLPCERMLVCAASEDPRRPRNRAYYEAVKSSGWGGDVEWFESEGKGHGFFVQDYGSPEAVALMERVVSFIAGH; from the coding sequence ATGGATTCCGGGAGGACCGAGATCGTGGTCGACGCCCGATATTTCCGCTTATACAAGGACGGCCACATCGACCGTCTGAGCGGTATGGACACCGTGCCAGCCGGcttcgacgccgacaccggcgtcACCTCCAAAGACGTCGTGATCGACGCCGCCACCGGTGTTTCCGTCCGCCTTTTCCTACCAGAGGTTCGTGCCGCCGAATCCGGAGGCGACACGATCACTGCGGCAGCGACGAAGCTCCCGATCGCCGTCTTCTTCCACGGCGGCTACTTCATCGTCGGGTCAACCGGCTGTCGTCGCCACAACCGCTACATGAACTCGCTAGTCGGCAACGCGCGGGTCCTTGCTGTCTCCGTCgactaccgcctcgctcccgagcACCCACTCCCGGCGGCCTACGACGACTCCTGGGCCGCGCTCAACTGGGCCGTGTCCGGCGCGGCCGATCCGTGGCTGTCCGAGCACGGCGATCTCGGGCGCGTCTTCCTGGCCGGCGGCAGCGCCGGCGGGAACATTGCCCACAACATGGCCATCGCCGCGGGCCTGACTGGTCTCCGCTCTGCTGCCGCGGCGCAGGTGCGCATCGAGGGCGTGATCTTGCTCCACCCTTCGTTCAGCGGCGAAGTGAAACTGGACACGGAGGCAGAGGAATACAGGGTGAGTGTGGAGAAAAGGTGGGCGGCCATCTTTCCGGGCGCGAAGGGTGGGCTGGACGATCCGAGGATGAACCcgctggccgccggtgcgccgagcCTGAGGACGCTGCCGTGCGAGAGGATGCTGGTCTGCGCAGCGTCGGAGGACCCGCGGCGGCCGAGGAATCGGGCGTACTACGAGGCGGTGAAGTCCAGCGGGTGGGGAGGGGACGTGGAGTGGTTCGAGTCGGAAGGCAAAGGGCACGGCTTCTTCGTCCAGGACTACGGCAGCCCGGAAGCGGTGGCGCTCATGGAGCGAGTGGTTAGTTTCATCGCCGGCCATTAG